A window of Gossypium hirsutum isolate 1008001.06 chromosome D13, Gossypium_hirsutum_v2.1, whole genome shotgun sequence genomic DNA:
ATTTGCATTTTATTGGTTTTCACAGAGCTAATTTTTCAGGAGGGGAAAATAGAAAATGGTTAAGCGGCTTTTAATCACACGTATATGATGGATATAGATCCGGAATCTAATTTAAAATGACGAACAGAACTTTGTTAAGTAAGGACAAGTAGAGGAATCTGCCAAAACAAGGTTCAATGCTTATTATGCAGTTCACTTGCTCTCAATAACGTcaaatgggtttggacaaaacGTCAGATTCAACTGATGCTGTAATGCCACTTGTCTTCTCAAAACatgatttatttttaagaaatgaAACATCAAAACTTATCAGATACAGTGCTATCAAAAGTTCAATGTTAAAAAACCGATAAAGAGAATTGCCCCCaacaaaagggaaaaagaaattcGGATTAGCATTTTGAGAATCACTTCTGCTCCCCAAAaatcaaaactacaatgaagtGTGTTATTGGTAAAATTTCATTGAACTCTCTGAAAAGGTGTACTAAAATACAAATGTGAAATTTGAAAGTGCTCTAGAGGTTCACATGAAAAGCTTTCTCCAGGCAAACTGATACTATTATTGGCCCCGCCAAGTCTCCGGCAGCACAGCCTGTAAAAATAAATGCCTACTTCAAAATGATGCAGTTGTAAGACATGTTAAaacttgaaaacaaatttggGGTCGCAATAACAGGCAACTATTAGTCTATTACCAATCCGTATGGCTGACTTACTTACCGATCCATTGACCAACTGAAGGACGGAAAAGTACAGCACCAATCCCAGCTCCAATGGAAGCAAATATCAACGATGCTCCACACCTGATGGTAATACCAGAAATCTTCTTTCCAAGAAGTTTAGTTTGCTCTGTTAGGTTGACTTCATCACTCTCTTCGGAGTTTGTTTTGCGACAAAAGCATCGGTAGATTTCAATACCAGTTTGAACAAGTGCCGCTGCCACAACTCCAAGCAGGTGACCTGAATAGATATTGGGGGGAAAAGGAAAGATGTTACAAAGCTAAAGAAACTACATACAATAAAGTGGACATATAATGGTATTGACCTCGGAAAGTAGTTCTGCTAACTCTGAAGAAGTACACTGTTGTAGGCAATCCCCTTTGGGACTTCCGGACAGCTGATTTCGGAACATCTGTTTATGTTGCCAAACTCATTAGCAGCTTATAGCTATAATCAGAAAGAATCAGTGTTGTCAAGGTGTGCACCTAGGGGCACCTGCACCTTAGCACTAGACAACAAAAGCACCTAAAACCCTTAGCACACACCTCTAACCTAGGCCTTTTTTTCTGTTAGGACGCctcatttaatttcttttatttttcactttttttcatAAGATGAACTTTTACTAGTAAGAAAGAGATGGTATCAAACttcttaatatttaagtattcaACTATAGACATAGACCATAAGTAAATCATGCATATAGACTAATAAAAACTACCATGTTTTATAGATACACTAGACCACACtttagggtgcgtttggttcgctgtattggattagaggtgtattggattagaggtgtattgggattagaggtgtattggattagaggtgtaatagcaaatcaactgtttggttgaatgtaatagaatagaggcgtaatagtaatcttgtgtttggttgaatg
This region includes:
- the LOC107920584 gene encoding uncharacterized protein isoform X1 — protein: MTTLRSFLMFYLPLLEPATNVEEDDEDFLQDTPKELHVDLVVPFKKSVKQIIRETTVVTTRRVLERLAVIYVSQRMAWKLLKDVPKSAVRKSQRGLPTTVYFFRVSRTTFRGHLLGVVAAALVQTGIEIYRCFCRKTNSEESDEVNLTEQTKLLGKKISGITIRCGASLIFASIGAGIGAVLFRPSVGQWIGCAAGDLAGPIIVSVCLEKAFHVNL